A single region of the Anaerostipes rhamnosivorans genome encodes:
- a CDS encoding MBL fold metallo-hydrolase has protein sequence MELSSIASSSEGNSIFVGAKDTKLLVDCGISAKRIEKSLGELDTRADELTGILVTHEHSDHIKGLGVMMRRYGLPVFATAKTIDAVLGSRHIGKVEKSLFHPIEADHPFRLDDITVEASHVWHDAADPVCYSFYSEGFKASIATDLGDYDEYLVEKIRDSHILFVEANHDVNMLQVGSYPYYLKRRILGDHGHLSNERCAQLIEDTVTQKTQKVYLGHLSKENNFAELAYETVKVALTKPDFLMEVAKRDCISSITKVS, from the coding sequence ATGGAATTATCAAGTATTGCAAGCAGCAGTGAGGGAAACTCTATCTTTGTAGGGGCAAAGGATACGAAGCTTTTGGTGGACTGCGGCATCAGTGCAAAGAGAATAGAAAAGTCCCTGGGGGAACTGGATACCAGGGCCGATGAGCTTACCGGGATCTTGGTTACCCATGAGCACTCTGACCATATCAAGGGGCTGGGAGTGATGATGAGGAGATACGGCCTGCCGGTTTTTGCCACGGCAAAAACCATCGATGCGGTTTTAGGAAGCAGGCATATTGGAAAAGTGGAGAAGAGCTTGTTCCATCCCATTGAAGCAGATCACCCGTTTAGGCTTGACGACATTACTGTGGAAGCATCCCATGTGTGGCATGACGCGGCAGATCCTGTGTGCTATTCCTTCTATTCAGAAGGGTTTAAGGCAAGCATTGCCACAGACCTGGGAGACTATGACGAATATCTGGTGGAAAAGATCAGGGATTCCCATATTTTATTTGTGGAAGCAAACCACGACGTGAACATGCTCCAGGTGGGAAGCTATCCATATTATCTGAAGCGGCGCATACTGGGCGACCATGGGCATCTATCCAACGAGCGGTGTGCCCAGCTGATTGAAGATACCGTGACCCAAAAGACCCAGAAGGTATATCTGGGACATTTAAGCAAGGAGAACAACTTTGCCGAGCTTGCCTATGAGACCGTAAAGGTAGCACTGACAAAGCCGGATTTTCTGATGGAAGTGGCAAAGAGAGACTGCATTTCATCCATCACCAAAGTCAGTTAA
- a CDS encoding ACT domain-containing protein encodes MDKTVITVVGKDNVGIIAKVCTYLANNHVNILDISQTITGGFFNMMMVVDSSEATKDITVFSEELKQIGEELGVVIQAQNEKIFNVMHRI; translated from the coding sequence ATGGATAAGACAGTAATTACAGTGGTAGGGAAAGATAATGTTGGGATTATCGCAAAGGTCTGCACCTATCTGGCCAATAACCATGTGAACATTCTGGATATTTCCCAGACGATCACAGGGGGATTCTTCAATATGATGATGGTTGTGGACTCTTCCGAGGCCACAAAGGATATCACAGTATTTTCAGAAGAACTGAAACAGATCGGGGAAGAACTGGGCGTTGTCATTCAGGCACAGAACGAAAAGATTTTTAATGTTATGCACAGGATTTAA
- a CDS encoding PFL family protein translates to MININEVIETNKMISEMNLDVRTITIGISLLDCVGSTLSEVKENIYTKITTVAKDLVKTGKDIEKEFGIPIVNKRISITPIALVGGNVCKTSDDFVELAKVLDKAAKEVGVNFLGGYSALVSKGMTKADELLIRSIPKAMASTDFVCSSVNVGSTKTGINMDAVKLIGEMIKETAELTKETDCLGCGKFVVFCNAPDDNPFMAGAFHGVTETDSVINVGVSGPGVVKRAIELVHGENFEVLCETIKKTAFKITRVGQLVAKEASKRLGIPFGIIDLSLAPTPAVGDSVGEILEEIGLEFTGAPGTTAALAMLNDQVKKGGVMASSYVGGLSGAFIPVSEDQRMIDAVNAGALTLEKLEAMTCVCSVGLDMIAIPGKTKASTIAGMIADEMALGMINQKTTAVRIIPAIGKDVGDQVEFGGLLGYAPVMPVNEFSCDDFINRGGRIPAPIHSFKN, encoded by the coding sequence ATGATAAATATTAACGAAGTAATTGAAACCAATAAGATGATCTCAGAGATGAACCTGGATGTGCGTACGATCACTATCGGGATCAGTCTTTTAGACTGCGTAGGTTCCACACTCTCTGAAGTAAAAGAAAATATTTATACAAAGATCACCACAGTTGCGAAAGATCTGGTGAAAACAGGGAAGGATATAGAGAAGGAGTTTGGCATTCCTATCGTCAACAAGAGGATCTCCATCACTCCGATTGCACTGGTGGGCGGAAATGTCTGCAAGACTTCCGATGATTTCGTAGAGCTTGCCAAGGTGCTGGATAAGGCGGCTAAGGAGGTAGGCGTCAACTTCCTGGGCGGTTACTCCGCGCTGGTGAGTAAAGGAATGACAAAAGCAGACGAGCTCTTGATCCGTTCCATTCCGAAAGCCATGGCATCTACAGATTTTGTGTGCTCCTCCGTGAATGTGGGAAGTACTAAGACTGGAATCAACATGGACGCAGTGAAGCTGATCGGTGAGATGATTAAGGAGACTGCTGAATTAACAAAGGAAACTGACTGTCTGGGATGCGGAAAGTTTGTCGTATTCTGCAATGCCCCGGATGATAATCCATTTATGGCGGGTGCGTTCCACGGAGTGACAGAGACAGATTCTGTCATCAACGTTGGAGTCAGCGGACCGGGAGTTGTAAAACGTGCCATTGAACTTGTGCACGGGGAGAACTTTGAGGTTCTGTGTGAGACGATCAAGAAGACTGCATTTAAGATCACCCGTGTGGGACAGCTGGTAGCGAAAGAGGCTTCCAAACGTCTCGGAATCCCGTTTGGGATCATTGACCTTTCCCTTGCACCGACCCCGGCTGTGGGCGACAGTGTGGGAGAGATCTTAGAGGAGATCGGACTTGAGTTTACAGGTGCCCCGGGAACAACGGCAGCGCTTGCCATGTTAAATGACCAGGTGAAGAAGGGCGGAGTTATGGCTTCTTCTTACGTGGGAGGTTTAAGCGGAGCGTTTATTCCAGTAAGCGAGGACCAGAGAATGATCGATGCGGTCAACGCAGGCGCATTGACACTGGAAAAACTGGAGGCCATGACCTGTGTATGTTCTGTAGGACTTGATATGATCGCAATTCCTGGAAAAACAAAGGCATCCACGATTGCAGGAATGATCGCCGATGAGATGGCTCTGGGAATGATCAACCAAAAGACAACCGCAGTCCGCATCATACCGGCTATCGGAAAAGATGTGGGAGACCAGGTAGAGTTCGGCGGTCTTTTAGGATACGCACCAGTTATGCCGGTCAATGAATTCTCCTGTGATGACTTTATTAACCGCGGCGGCAGGATTCCTGCGCCGATCCACAGTTTTAAAAATTAG
- a CDS encoding aminoacyl-histidine dipeptidase, which yields MKTFGVLSHLEPKKVFEYFEILTGIPHGSYNCKAVSDFCVDFARQRGLFVLQDDHYNVIIKKEASPSCAHKPALILQGHLDMVCQKEPGSPVDFTKDGLELEIDGDFVRAKGTTLGGDDGIAVAYCLALLDDDTVSHPPLEVVFTTEEEVGMEGATALDTSVLEGRYLLNIDSEEEGILLAGCAGGTTVKVTLPLEYEKRQGSICQISITGLLGGHSGTEIDKNHGNAHILMGRMLEYMEGIHLIRIYGAQEQKDNAIPNECYAKLVYEDRDAIEEAAAKLLLYCKEQFQDTDDGIEVNLEFFDAEAEECLTSEAQERVLYFLTHTPNGIHTMSRDIEGLVESSLNLGILKMEAGKISFSFGVRSSAPVYKEELAGNLKSLAEKLHGSYERTNDYPAWEYKKDSVLREVFLDKYCQIYGKDMKVEMIHAGLECGIFASKIKGLDIVAFGPDIFDIHTTYERLSISSVKRTWELLLKIIEEFP from the coding sequence GTGAAGACTTTTGGGGTATTAAGCCATTTAGAACCAAAAAAAGTTTTTGAATATTTTGAAATCCTTACCGGAATTCCTCACGGCTCTTACAACTGTAAGGCTGTGAGTGATTTCTGTGTGGATTTTGCCAGACAGAGAGGCCTTTTTGTACTGCAGGACGATCACTATAATGTGATCATCAAAAAGGAGGCCTCTCCTTCTTGTGCCCATAAGCCTGCTCTGATCCTTCAGGGACATTTGGATATGGTATGCCAGAAGGAGCCTGGCAGTCCAGTGGATTTTACAAAGGATGGACTGGAACTGGAAATTGACGGGGACTTTGTCCGGGCAAAAGGAACAACCTTAGGAGGAGATGACGGTATTGCTGTAGCATACTGCCTTGCCCTCTTAGATGATGACACGGTTTCGCATCCTCCTTTGGAAGTCGTGTTTACAACGGAGGAAGAAGTAGGCATGGAGGGAGCCACGGCCCTTGATACCTCCGTCCTTGAAGGAAGATATCTTTTAAATATTGATTCTGAGGAGGAAGGGATTCTCCTTGCAGGGTGCGCGGGAGGTACCACAGTTAAGGTTACCCTGCCTCTTGAATATGAGAAGAGACAGGGCAGCATCTGCCAGATCTCTATCACAGGACTTTTGGGCGGACACTCTGGCACAGAGATTGACAAAAACCATGGAAACGCCCATATTTTAATGGGGCGGATGCTTGAGTACATGGAAGGGATCCATTTGATCCGCATCTATGGTGCCCAGGAACAGAAGGACAACGCTATCCCAAACGAATGCTATGCCAAGCTGGTCTATGAGGACAGGGATGCTATAGAAGAGGCCGCAGCGAAACTGCTTTTATACTGCAAGGAGCAGTTCCAGGATACGGATGATGGAATTGAAGTCAACCTTGAGTTTTTTGATGCGGAGGCTGAAGAATGTCTGACATCTGAGGCACAGGAGAGAGTCCTTTATTTCCTGACCCATACGCCCAACGGAATCCATACGATGAGCAGGGATATTGAGGGGCTTGTGGAGAGTTCCTTGAATCTTGGGATTCTTAAGATGGAGGCCGGAAAGATCTCCTTTTCCTTTGGAGTCCGGAGTTCAGCCCCGGTTTATAAGGAGGAACTGGCCGGAAATCTTAAGTCACTGGCAGAGAAGCTTCATGGAAGCTATGAGCGGACCAATGATTATCCGGCCTGGGAGTACAAAAAGGATTCTGTGCTGAGAGAGGTATTTCTGGATAAGTACTGTCAGATCTACGGAAAAGATATGAAGGTGGAGATGATTCATGCAGGTCTTGAGTGCGGTATTTTTGCTTCCAAGATCAAGGGGCTGGATATCGTTGCCTTCGGACCGGATATCTTTGACATCCACACCACATATGAGAGGCTTTCGATTTCTTCTGTGAAGCGGACGTGGGAGCTGCTGTTAAAGATCATTGAAGAGTTCCCGTAA